The genomic region GGCGGGTAGAACAGGCCATGGCGGGTGACAGACTGCAACGGGCAAACCCTCGCCGCCGATGCCGGTTTTGCTGCTGCACCGCCCCTGCGGCTCTGCCACCGTGCGCCTTCAAGGTCAGCACGGAGAGCCAGGATCATGACCCAACAACATACCGTCGAAGTGCTGCTGCGCCCTGCCGTGGAACTGTACACCGTCGCGGTGTGCCTGCTCGGTATCGGCGTCTGCCTGTTCGCGCCCTGGGTGCTGGGTCTGACACCGTTGTTCGGTGCCGTGACGGCACTCCTCTATCTGGCTCTTGGCTGGTGCCGTCTGCGCCAGGCGCTGACAGTGTTGCGCTTTCGCCGCAATATCCGCCGCCTGCCGCGCTATGTGATCACCAGCCACTGCATCCCGGTCAGTCAGCAGCGACTGTTTGTCGGCATCGGTTTCAAATGGGAACAACGCCATACCCAAAGATTGATGCAGACCTACCGTCCGGAGTTTCGCCGCTATGTCGACCCCGCTCCGCTGTTCCAGCAGGCTCGCCGCCTGGAGCGACGTCTTGAGCATGCGACCTTTCCCTGGAGCCTGATCCCCCGCCTCACCGCCTGGGACAGCCCACTCAACCCGGTCCGTCCGCTGCCCCCCGTAGGCGGTTCTGCCCGCCTGCACGGCGTAGAACCCAGTGAGGTCGAGGTTTCCCTGCCGCTCGGTGAGCGCGTCGGCCATAGCCTGGTGCTGGGCACCACACGGGTCGGTAAAACCCGCCTGGCCGAGCTGTTCATCACCCAGGACATTCGCCGGGTCAAACAGGGCGACGCAGGCCCGGAGTTCGAACCGGTCATCGTCTTTGACCCCAAGGGCGATGCCGACCTGCTCAAGCGCATGTATGTCGAAGCCCGCCGCGCCGGACGCGAGAAGGAATTCCATGTCTTTCATCTCGGCTGGCCGGATGTCTCCGCCCGCTACAACGCCGTCGGCCGCTTCGGGCGAATCTCCGAGGTCGCCAGCCGAATCTCCGGGCAACTCAGCGGCGAAGGCAGCAGCGCCGCGTTTCGCGAGTTCGCCTGGCGTTTCGTCAACATCATCGCCCGGGCCCTGGTGGAACTAGGCACCCGCCCGGACTACCTGAAGATCCAGCAGCACGTGATCAACATCGATGCCTTGTTCATCGACTACAGCCACTATTACTTCACCCGCCATGACCCGGACGCCTGGGAATCGATTGCCAGCCTCGAAGGCAAACTCAACGAAAAGAACACTCCGCATAACCTGCGCGGCCGCCAGCCACGGGTGACGGCGATCGACCAGTACCTCTCACGCACCCGGATCGCCGACCCGGTGCTGGACGGCCTGCGTTCCGCCGTGCGCTACGACAAGACCTATTTCGACAAGATCGTCGCTTCGCTGCTGCCCTTGCTGGAAAAACTCACCACCGGACGCATGGCCGAACTGATCTCCCCCGACTACAGCGACCTCGACGACCCCCGGCCGATCTTCGACTGGATGCAGGTGATCCGTAAACGGGCGGTGGTGTATGTCGGGCTCGATGCGCTGTCCGATCCCGAGGTGGCCGCAGCGGTGGGCAACTCGATGTTCGCCGACCTGGTCTCGGTGGCCGGCCATATCTACAAATTCGGTGTCGATGACGGGCTGCCCGATGCCGACCGCGAACAGAAGATTCCGATCAACCTGCACGCCGACGAATTCAACGAACTGATGGGCGAAGAGTTCATCCCGATGATCAACAAGGGCGGCGGCGCCGGCATCCAGGTCACGGCCTATACCCAGACCCTCAGCGACATCGAAGCGCGGCTCGGCAACCGCGCCAAGGCCGGCCAGGTGGTCGGCAACTTCAACAACCTGTTCATGCTGCGGGTGCGGGAAACCGCCACCGCCGAACTACTGACCCGGCAGTTGCCCAAGGTCGACGTCTACTCGACCACCCTGGTCAGCGGCGCCACCGACAGTTCGGATGTCTCGGGCAGTACCGACTTCACCAGCAATACCCAGGATCGAGTCAGTTCCACCAGCGTCCCGCTGATCGAGCCGGCACACATCGTCAGCCTACCCAAGGGCCAGGCCTTCGCCCTGATCGAAGGCGCCAACCTCTGGAAAGTCCGCATGCCCCTGCCCGCCCCCGACCCGGATGACTGCATGCCCAAGGACCTGCAGACCCTGGCTACGCACATGCGCAGGCGTTATGTCGACGGTGGTGGCGAGTGGTGGAGCGCCTCGACAGCCCCCAGCTCATCCTGATCGGCCTAGGCTTCCCCTGCCAGCGCAACCTCTTCAAGCGGCCGATGCTGACGCGCCGTCACCAGGCCGATAAAGGAAATCGCCAACGCCAGGACGATGGTCGAGGTCACTTCCGTGCGGTGCTCGGGCGTGATCATCATCACCGCCAGCGCTGCACAGATGAAGACGATTACCAGATAGGTCAGCCACGGAAACAGCCACATGTGGAAGGCCAGTTCGATGTTCTGCCGCTGCAACCGTCTGCGCATGCGCAGCTGTGATATCGCAATCACCAGATACACCAGCAAGGCGATGGCCCCGGAACTGGCCAACAGGAAGTCGAACAGGCCAGCGGGGGCGAAGTAGCTGAACAGGGTCACACCGGCACCGAGCACACTGCTGGCGATGACCGCCGCGCGTGGCACACCGGCCAACGACGTACGCTTCAGCGGCCGGGGTGCATCGCCGCGCCTACCCAGCGAAAACAGCATGCGCGAGGCAATGTAGATCGACGAGTTCATGCAACTGGCCACGGCGATCAGCACCACCGCGTCCACCATGAATTTGGCATGGGGAATGTTCATCAGCTCCAGTGCCCGCTGATAGGACCCCACCGACGTCAGGTGCGGGTCGTCCCAGGGCACCACGGAGATGACCACGAAGATCGACAGCAGGTAGAACACCCCGATGCGCCAGATCACCGAGCGCGTCGCCTTGGCGATGTTCTGTGCCGGGTTGTTGGATTCGGCTGCGGCAATGGTCACCGCCTCGGTGCCGATGAAACTGAACATGATGGTGATGAACGCACCGACCACCGCCGACAGGCCGTTGGGGGCAAAGCCGCCGTGCTGCTCCATGAGCCGGCTCAGACCGCTGGCCTCGCGCTCGGGAATCCAGCCCATCAGCACCGCAAAGCCCAAACCGATGAAGCCGATGATCGCCACGACCTTGGCCATCGCGAACCAGAATTCGAACTCGCCATACTTGGACACGCTGAACAGGTTGGTCACCACCAGCAGCACGATCGACAGCAAGGCGAACAGCCAGGCATCGACCTGCGGGAACCATTGGTTCAGCACGTGCCCGGCAGCAAGGGCCTCGATCGGAATCACCAGTACCCAGAACCACCAGTAGAGCCAGCCGATGGTGAAACCGGCCCAACGGCCAATGGCCTGGTCGGCGTAGGTCGAGAAGGAACCGGTGTCCGGATTGGCGACGGCCATCTCGCCGAGCATGCGCATGACCAGCACGACCAACAGTCCGGAAAACAGATAAGCCAGCATCACCGCAGGACCGGCCGCAGCAATCGCATGCCCCGAACCGACGAACAGACCGGCGCCGATGATCCCGGCAATGGACAGCATGGTGACGTGGCGCGGTTTGAAACCCTGCGCCAACTGGCCGTTGGAATCCTTGGGGTGCGGGCTATGCATTATTTTTCTTCCCTGATGTGTCGCAACGAGACGGCACGCCACTTTACGGATTTTCAGCAGAGAGTAAATGTCCTGAGCGCGTCGCCCACCGCTCTGATCTCGACATGCGGCGCGGTACTACGAGGCTCATCTGCGGCGGATGCCAGAACCCTGCAACCCTGATCCAGTTTCCTTGCGGTGACAACCCTACGGCTGTGTAAGCGTGTGCTCATCGCCGCGTGGGCACATCGGGAGACCTGGCTCTCCCTGCCGCCCCGTTGCCGGCGTCTCTCGATCAATCCCTTGAGTACAGACGGCCATGGCAAGCACCACTGAAACGGCAAGAAACCAGCAGGCCTATCGTGAAAAGGGCTTGATCAGCACGTTACTGGGGCTGCCCTTCGCCTTCCTCGGCATCCTGATGGTCGCGTTGTTTTTCAGCATTGTCAGCGAATGGATCGGGCTGTTCTTTTTCTGGCCGCAAGCAGGCTGGCGCCACTCCCAGGACATGCTGAACAGCGAACTCGCGTGGATCTCGGCCACCTACCACGACAGCCTGTGGCTCGATGACGTCGGGCAGAGCGCCCGGCGGATCATCGTACTGACCTACGAGTGGTGCTTCGAGCAAACCGGGCTGATCCACTGGATCAACCGATCCGCCGAGCAGGCTCGCCTGAATAACCGGCAAGGTGTGGGGTTGCTGCATTACCTGGGGCGCGCCTATGTGCACATCGAGGATTACGGGCTGGCGGCGGTGTATGCCGTACTGACCCTCCTGGCGCGCGTCATGATCCTGCTCCTGAGCCTTCCTCTGGTGCTGAGCGCCGTCTTCACCGGAGTGGTGGATGGCCTGGTACGCCGGGACCTGCGGCGCTTTGGTGCGGGGCGAGAGTCCGGTTTCATCTATCACCGCGCCAAGCGGCTGATAATCCCGCTGTGGGTCGCCCCCTGGATCATTTATCCCGCACTGCCGATCAGCGTGAATCCACTGTTGATCCTGTTGCCTGGCGCGATTGCCCTGGGCCTGATCGCGAGCATCGCGGTGGGCAGCTTCAAGAAGTACCTCTAAAGGACTCATCGTCCGCTCAAACAGGTTACCGGGCATACGGATCTAAGCCTGCCCGCCCTCATAAAGACCTGGATTTGTCCCCGAGTGCCTTACTTTTATTCGGAGCGACAGGTAAAGCTTTGAGCTTTACCGCCGAAGCAGTTGAACTGAACAGAATAGGGCCAGGATAGGCTCATATCGGGTCATCTTTGGCTTCTTAAAACGTCAACGCAATAGAACGTTTGCCGGAGGTAGCTTTAATCGACATCTGTAAATCCTGAGGTTTGCAATGCTTAAAAACGCTCCTTTGAGTGCAAAACTACTGCTGATACTAATGTTTCCCCTGCTGGGCTTTCTGGCCTTCGCCGGGATTTTCGTGGCAGACAAAAGCGCAACGCTTGGCGCCATGAACCGCGCATTCACCGCGACCAGTACCGCACAGAAACTCAGCGATCTGGTGACCACCCTCCAGCGCGAGCGCGGAGCCAGCGGCGTTTTTATCGGCAGCGGTGGAAAGTCCATGCAGGACAAGCTGCAAATCTTTCGCCAGGAAACCAACAAGGCCGTGGCCGAGATGCGCGCGCAGTCGACCGAGGGTGTTCCCGCTCCGGACAAGGTCGCGCACGCAATGGACGACCTGACGGCCCTGCGCCTGAAAGTCGATACATTGGCGATCAACAACACCGAATCCGGCGCCCTTTTTACCGACCTCATCAAAACCCTGGTCGGCTACACTTATTCGCTGGAAGCCAGCATCGATAATCCACATATCCTGCGCGCCCTGGGCTCGCTCAATCAATTTGTGGACATGAAAGAGCGTGCAGGCCGCGAACGCGTATTGCTGGGCCTGGCGTTCAACCAGAATCGTTTCGACGCCCCCCTGCTGTCACGCTTCAGCCGCAATATGGGTGAGTTCTCTGGCTACTTCGAAGCTTTTCAGCGCTGGTCTCCCGTCGAGTTCAAGAACAAGCTGGATGCCGTACTGCAACAACCCGTGTCACTGGAAGTGGCTCGCCTGCAACGCCTGGGTTTTGATACGCCACTGGGCAACCCGCTCAATATCAAGCCCGAGGACTGGTTCAACGTCGCGACCAGCCGCATCGACCTGATGGCTCAGGTGGAAGCGGAACTGGGCCAGAACGTGGTGGGCCTGGCCAATGATGCACGTCACGAAGCCGAGCGCAGCCTGTATGCGGCAATCGCCATCGTTATCCTGATATCGGTTGTCGTGCTGTGGCTGGCGTTGGTGATCATCCGCAACATCAAGATCGCCGTCGTCGACGTGAACCGTACCCTGGTTTCGCTTTCAACCCGCGACCTCACCGTCAGGACCCAATACACGGGCAAGGACGAGTTTGGCGAGATATCGCGCAACCTGGACAACATGGCCCTGCAGATCAGCGAAGTCATCCGTGAGATCGGCAGCGCCACGGCCCAGGTCGCCACCGCCGCCGAACAGTCTTCCGCCGTGGCATTGCAGACCAGTCAGAACGTTGAACTGCAGAGCCAGGGTACCGATCAGGTCGTTACCGCCATCAGCGAGATGAGCGCCACGGTCAAAGACGTAGCCCGCAGCACGACCGATGCCGCTGAAATGTCACAGCGGGTCAATGCCAGCACCCGCCAGGGCAAATCCGAAATCGATAACACCATCAGCTTGATTCAGGGACTTGAAGCGCAGGCCGCCCAGACCGCCAGCATCATCATGGAGCTCAAGGGTGAAAGCGACTCCATCTCCTCGGTGCTGGACGTTATTCGCGGTGTTGCCGAGCAAACCAACCTGCTCGCGCTGAACGCAGCCATTGAAGCGGCTCGCGCCGGCGAGCAGGGCCGGGGTTTCGCGGTGGTCGCCGACGAAGTCCGCAACCTGGCCAAAAAGACCCAGGACTCCACCGTCAGCATCCAGAAAATGATCGGCAACCTGCAATCCGGTTCCGACCGCGCCGCCACTTCCATGCAGGAAACCCTGGGCAAGGCCCAGGAAGGCGCGAACAACGTGGTTCGTGCCGGTGAGTTGCTGGAAGAAATCGCCGAGGGTATTGCCAGCATCAGCGACCGCAACATCCAGGTTGCCTCGGCCGCCGAGGAACAAAGCCTGGTTGCCGAAGAAATCCACCGCAATGTCAACGACATCAACTCACTGGTCATCCAGGTCAGCGCCGGTGCCGAGCAGACAGCCAGTACCAGCCGCGAGCTGGCTCGACTGGCCGAGCATCAGCGGGGCCTGGTGGAGCGGTTCAAGGTCAGTTGACATTGAGTGACATCTATTGAATCTGGAAAAGTGAATAGCGCATTGAAAGGCAGGCTCATAGCCTGCCCTCCCACCGACGGAACAGCACACTCGCATTAACGCCGCCAAACCCAAAACCGTTAGAGAGGGCATGCGTCATGGACGTTCTGCGGGCCTCAAGCCCGACTAAATCCAGGCCCGCCGCCGCTTCATCCGGCTGGACCAGGTTTAGAGTCGGCGGCGCGATTTGGTCGCGCAATGCCAAGACAGTGAAAATCGCCCCGATCCCACCTGCAGCACCCAAGAGGTGGCCGGTGGCGGACTTGGTCGATGTGATAGCCACCGTCCTGTCGCTACCGAAGATTGCGCGTATCGCGGCCAGTTCGCCCTTGTCTCCTACCTGAGTAGAGGTGGCGTGTGCGTTTATGTGCTGTACCTCTTCAGGTTGTACCTCCGCCTGCTGCAAGGCCATTTGCATGGCACGTTTGGCGCCGTCGCCATCGTCGGGGCCTGCGGTGAGATGGTATGCATCGGCGCTGGTTCCGTAGCCAACGAGTTCAGCCAGAGGAGTGGCTCCGCGTGCCATGGCATGCTCAAGTGACTCGATGACGAGTAAACCTGCACCTTCAGCCATAACGAATCCGTCACGGCTCTGATCGAAGGGTCGCGAAGCCTCTTGCGGTTTATCGGCGAATCCCGTGGACAAGGCACGGGCCGCAGCGAAGCAGCCCAGGGTCACCCGATCAATAGCCGCTTCCGTCCCGCCGCAAATGGCAATATCGGCCTCGCCGCTCCTGATCAGCCGAGCCGCGTCGCCGATGGCCTGTACGCCGGCTGCACAGGCCGTCACTGGCGCCCCTAAAGGCCCTTCGAAACCATTGCGAATGGAAACATGCCCTGCTGCCATGTTCGCCAGAAATGAGGGAGCCGTGAAAGGTGACAACTTGCGAGGGCCGCGTGAATCGGTAGTGCGCACCGCGTCGGCAATCGCTCCAAAACCACCCACACCTGATGCAATGATCGTGGCGGTTCTCATCTTCTGCGCTTTGGTTTCTGGATGCCAACCTGCTTGCTGGAGTGCTTCAGCAGCAGCGACCAGTGCAAACTCGATGAACCGATCCATTTTCTTGCGTTCTTTGGGGGCGATGATCAGCTCCGGTTGATACCCGGCGACTGAGTCCTCCTCGAACGTCGGCACCTGGCCGCCAACGGCGACGCCAGTGCCTTCGACAATGTCAGCTGACAATTGACGAATACCGGACTGCCCCGCCAGCAACCGACGCCAAACTTGCTCCACACCACAACCCAGGGGGCTGACGATCCCGGTGCCGGTTATCACGATACGCTTTTGATTCGAAATGGGGCTCATGATGTTCTCTCTTGATTCAACAGCATCCCCTGGATAAACCAGGGGCTGGGCTTGTATACGCTGGGGCCAGGGTTGGTAGACACGAAGCGTCAGGCTTTAGTGGAGGTGTTTTGAGGTTCTGGTCGGATCTTGAACCAGATGGAGTACATCGCTGGGAGAAACACCAGGGTGATGATGGTGCCAACGAACGTGCCGCCGATTAGCGTGTAGGCCAACGTGCCCCAGAACACTGAATGGGTCAGCGGGATGAACGCCAAGATGGCCGCGAGCGCTGTCAGCAACACGGGTCTGGCCCGTTGTACCGTGGCGTCAACCACGGCCTTGAACGGGTCAAGACCTTCGCTTTCGTTAAGGTGGATTTGCCCGATCAATATCAGCGTATTGCGCATCAGGATGCCCGAGAGCGCGATCAGGCCGACCAGGGCATTGATCCCAAACGGCTGCCCGAACAGCAACAGCACAGGCACTACCCCGATCAAGCCCAGAGGTGAGGTCAGGAATACCATCACCATGGCCGAAATCGAGCGAACCTGAAGGATGATGATCAGCAAGGTCAGCGCGATCATGATGGGCAATAAAGGCACGATGGCCTGGCTCGCCTTACCCGACTCTTCAATGGAGCCTGCCATCTCGATCCGATAACCCGCCGGCAGCGTCTCGATGATTGGCTGAAGGTCTTTCCATACCGCCGTGGATACGTCCGGAGGCTGAAGCCCTTCGGCAATGTCACCACGGACTGTGATCGTAGGGGTGCGATCACGACGCCGCAGTATCGGGTCTTCCATGCGTACATCGACTCCCCCGACTTGCGACAGCGGTATCCGCTGACCGGCAGCCCCAATCAGAGTGAAGTCTTCGATTTTTGAGGGGTTCAGACGCACATCGCCCGCCGCTCGGCCTACCACTTGTACTGAGCGGATATCTTCACGTACCGAAGTGATGGGCACGCCTGAGAGCAGGAACTGCAGTTGCTGGGCGACGCCATTAGAGGTCAAGCCAACGGCCTGTAAGCGATCCTGATCCAGCGAGAAATGAAGAGTGGGTACACGCGGGCCCCAATCGGTATTCACCGTTTTCATCATCGCACTGGCTTGCAGTACATCTTGAACGCGAGCAGCGATCTGACGCAGTTGCGAAATGTCAGGCCCCATCACCCTGTAAGCCACGGGGAATGGGGAATAAGGACCGAACACCAGTTGCGTCACGCGTAATTGCGCTTCGGGCGCCAAACCTTCGGAAGCTGCCTCTCTCAGGCGATGTTTGAGGGCTTCCCGGGCCTCCTGGCTCTCGGTGAGCACGACGATTTTTGCAAAGGAAGGATCTGGAAGTTCAGGCGCCATCGCCAGAAAGAAACGGGGTGGGCCTTGGCCTATATAAGAACTCACGATCTTCGCTTCAGCTTGCTTGCGCAGCCACGACTCAACCTTGATCGCAGTGGCATGAGTCTGCTCGATTGAGGTACCATAGGGCATCTGCAGTTCCACCAGAACTTCAGGCCTATCGGAGGTCGGGAAGAACTGTTTCTTGACCAGACTCATACCGAGGACCGCTATCACGAATGCGCTGATAACAGCGCCCGCTACCAGCCATTTATGGACGATGACGCGAGCGAGCAGTGAACGGAATCGATTGTAGTGGCGGGTGTTGTAGATAGCGGCGTGACCACCTTCCACCGTTTTGATAGCTGGCAGCAGCTTGACCCCCAGGTAGGGTGTAAAAGCCACTGCGACAACCCAGGACGCAATCAAGGCTATGCCGACGATCCAGAACATGTTGCTGGTGTACTCGCCAGCTGTCGATTGAGCAAAGCCGTTGGGCATGAAGCCGATTGCAGTGACAAGTGTCCCGCTGAGCATTGGCGCGGCAGTGTGACTCCATGCATACGCCGAAGCCTTGAGGCGGTCATAGCCCTCCTCCATTTTCACCACCATCATTTCAATTGCGATGATGGCGTCATCGACTAGAAGACCCAAAGCCAGAATCAAAGAGCCTAGAGTGATACGGTCGAAGCTCTTGCCCGTCGCAGCCATCACCACGAACACGATGGCCAGTGTCAGCGGCACGGCAGCCGCTACGACGACCCCGACCCGCCAGCCCATGCTGATGAAGCACACCAGCATGACCACAAGCAGCGCGACAAAGAACTTGATCATGAACTCGTCGACGGATGAGCTGATATTGACTGCCTGATCGGTGACTTTGCTCAGCGTCATGCCTAAAGGCATGCCCTCGTTGATCTTTGTCGTTTCGTCATCGAGCGCCTTGCCCAGGTCGAGGCCGTTCCACCCTTCCCGCATCACAATGCCCAGCAGCAGTGCAGGCTCTCCGCCATTTCGGACAAGAAACGTAGCGGGGTCTTCATAACCGCGCGCCACCTCTGCCACGTCGGACAGCTTCAGAATCCGTCCACGTGCGGCGATAGGCGTCTCACGGATCTTCGCAAGCTGATCGAAGGCACCCTCCACACGTATCACTACCTGCGGCCCTTGGGTTTCAACCGAGCCGGCCGGTGTCAGTGCATTCTGGCTGTTGAGGGCCGCGAAGATATCCTGTGGTGTGACGCCCAGGGTTGCCAGACGATCATGAGAAAAGGATACGAAGATCCGTTCCGCCTGCTCTCCCAGGATATTGACCTTCTTGACCCCCGGAACGTGCAGCAGACGCTGGCGTAGCGATTCGGCGTCACGTACCAGCTGACGCTGAGGTTCTCCCTTGGCCTTCAAGGCATACAGCGCAAATGTAACGTCCGAAAATTCGTCGTTGATCATTGGGCCAATGACGCCAGCAGGCAAAGTCTTGGCTTCGTCGCCCAGCTTTTTTCGTGCTTGGTAGAATTCTTCCTGGACTTGAGACGGCGGGGTGCTGTCTCGCAGAAAGACCACGGAGAAGGCAAGACCTGCCCGAGTGTAGGTTTCAGTACGGTCGTACCAGCGCAGCTCTTGCATGCGCTTCTCTAATGGTTCGGCGACGAGTTCCTGCATCTCCCGGGCTGTCGCACCCGGCCACGCTGCGACAATGGTCATCTGTTTGACGGTAAACGGTGGATCTTCTGCACGACCCAGCTTGAAGAATGCCAGGGTACCTGCGAACGCGATCAGCAAGATGAGAAAGAGCGTGATAGAGCGCTCGCGTACCGCCAGCGCGGAAAGGTTGAAACGGCGCTCGCTCATGGCTGTTTCCCCGCTGTTTGAGCGGAAACCGCCTGTGCAGTCCGTACTTGTTCACCCTCTTGCAAAAGATGCACGCCCAATGCAACGACCTGTTCACCCGGTTTCAGCTCGCCGATTACCCGTGCAGCCTCGTCGCTGACAGTAAGCACCTGAACGGGCCGCCATGAGACCTTTGCAGGCTCGCCGGTGATGACCCAGACGCCCGCCCCATTGCCGGGATCGTAAAGTGCTCCCACGGGCACCCGACGTACCTCTGATCCCGAGCTTTGTTGCTCAATTTTCAGCGTGATTGTTGCACCAAGCGGCGAGTTCGCTAGCGGACCTGCAAGTACATACCTGGCTTCAAAGGTTCGCGTGGTGGCGTCGGCTGCTTCGGAGAGAAGACGTAGCCTGGCGGGCACGGTATTTCCGGGGTTGCCATACAGGGTGGCCTGAGCGACCGAACCCACCGCTGGGCGCAGCGTTTCCGGGAGATGGACAATGACCTCCCGCTGCCCTGCCCTTGCCAACCGCACCACAGGTTGCCCTGCGCTGACCACCTGGCCTGGCTCTGCCAACGTTTCCATCACAACACCGTCAGCATCGGCCAACAAGGCGGCATACTCAGTGGCATTTCTCGCCACGTCAGCCTCAGCCTGGGCTGCACTCAGCTGAGCCTTTGCGGCATCTGCTGCGGCTTTGATCTGATCGTAGGCCGATGCCGAAACGGCACCTTCAGCGACCAGGCCGCGATACCTGGCCTCATCGTCGGCCGTTTGTCTGGCGCGAGCTCTGGCCGATTCAACAGCGTCCAGTCCCGCTCGGGCTTGTAGCTTCAGGTCTACAGGGTCGAGGCGCATCAGAGGCTGGCCGCGTTTTACTGTCTCGCCGGTATCAACCAGACGCTCAAGTATCTTGCCGGAGACCCGGAAGCCGAGGTCGCTCTGCGTCCTGGCGGCCACGATTCCGGTGAATGAGCGAGCAGCCACAAAGGAATTTTCCACCGTGGCCGTTTTGACTAAAGGCGGTTTGTCACGAGGGTCTTTGCGAGCGGACGAATCGCCGCATGCCACGAGGACGAGAGGAAGTGCACAAATGGCGAATGCGACGGGATTGAGGCGCATGGGATCCCTTACTCATAGAGCTATGTAGGAATCCCATTCTTATTCTAGTGACCAATACTGTCAATGGTCACAAATCAGAATTATGGCGCCAGGCTTCTCAAGATCAACGCGGGCAGCAGCACGACCGCTTCCTGAACAGTGTCCAGGTTGTACTGCAACTGGGCAGAATTGACGTATGGCCTGAGCGTCAGATAAATCGCCTGGGTAGCCTCGTCCAGAGGGGTTTTGCGCTCGAACTCCCCCTTCTCCCGGCCTTCCAGCAAAATCTCCTGGATGACCTGCCGGATGCGTGCCTCGTGCGCCATCACGGACGGCCATTGATCACGCGATGCGACTGCGGCGATGTCATACAGCTTTCGATCATGAAAGAAAAGATCGCTTCCAGCCTCTGAAATCGAGCGAAATAGACGCCTCACCTTCTCCGATGCCGTAGGCGCATCAGCAATGGAATCGCTGACGATCTGCATGATCAACGACAGCCGATTGGAACAAATGACCTCTCCAATAGCTTGCTTGGAGTTGAAGAATTTATAGATATAGGCCTTCGAGAAGCCAATGCTCTTGGCCAGGTCGGAGACCGTCGTTTTCTCATACCCGTAGTGGGCGAAATGCTCCATCGCAGCGTTGATCACTTGGTCTCGGACGTCATGATCCGCTGGGCCGCGAGTGGCAGGGGTGGGGGAATGTGTAGTCATGCTCAAAGCGTACCCTGCTTGGGATCTGATTGACAGTATGTGACCAAACTGTAATATGGTCACAACTTGTGTAGAGACGAGAATCATCATGCCACCCTATCGAACGATTGCTCTTGTGTTGAGCGCCAG from Pseudomonas asplenii harbors:
- the traD gene encoding type IV conjugative transfer system coupling protein TraD; translation: MTQQHTVEVLLRPAVELYTVAVCLLGIGVCLFAPWVLGLTPLFGAVTALLYLALGWCRLRQALTVLRFRRNIRRLPRYVITSHCIPVSQQRLFVGIGFKWEQRHTQRLMQTYRPEFRRYVDPAPLFQQARRLERRLEHATFPWSLIPRLTAWDSPLNPVRPLPPVGGSARLHGVEPSEVEVSLPLGERVGHSLVLGTTRVGKTRLAELFITQDIRRVKQGDAGPEFEPVIVFDPKGDADLLKRMYVEARRAGREKEFHVFHLGWPDVSARYNAVGRFGRISEVASRISGQLSGEGSSAAFREFAWRFVNIIARALVELGTRPDYLKIQQHVINIDALFIDYSHYYFTRHDPDAWESIASLEGKLNEKNTPHNLRGRQPRVTAIDQYLSRTRIADPVLDGLRSAVRYDKTYFDKIVASLLPLLEKLTTGRMAELISPDYSDLDDPRPIFDWMQVIRKRAVVYVGLDALSDPEVAAAVGNSMFADLVSVAGHIYKFGVDDGLPDADREQKIPINLHADEFNELMGEEFIPMINKGGGAGIQVTAYTQTLSDIEARLGNRAKAGQVVGNFNNLFMLRVRETATAELLTRQLPKVDVYSTTLVSGATDSSDVSGSTDFTSNTQDRVSSTSVPLIEPAHIVSLPKGQAFALIEGANLWKVRMPLPAPDPDDCMPKDLQTLATHMRRRYVDGGGEWWSASTAPSSS
- the gabP gene encoding GABA permease, with the translated sequence MHSPHPKDSNGQLAQGFKPRHVTMLSIAGIIGAGLFVGSGHAIAAAGPAVMLAYLFSGLLVVLVMRMLGEMAVANPDTGSFSTYADQAIGRWAGFTIGWLYWWFWVLVIPIEALAAGHVLNQWFPQVDAWLFALLSIVLLVVTNLFSVSKYGEFEFWFAMAKVVAIIGFIGLGFAVLMGWIPEREASGLSRLMEQHGGFAPNGLSAVVGAFITIMFSFIGTEAVTIAAAESNNPAQNIAKATRSVIWRIGVFYLLSIFVVISVVPWDDPHLTSVGSYQRALELMNIPHAKFMVDAVVLIAVASCMNSSIYIASRMLFSLGRRGDAPRPLKRTSLAGVPRAAVIASSVLGAGVTLFSYFAPAGLFDFLLASSGAIALLVYLVIAISQLRMRRRLQRQNIELAFHMWLFPWLTYLVIVFICAALAVMMITPEHRTEVTSTIVLALAISFIGLVTARQHRPLEEVALAGEA
- a CDS encoding TIGR03747 family integrating conjugative element membrane protein, whose product is MASTTETARNQQAYREKGLISTLLGLPFAFLGILMVALFFSIVSEWIGLFFFWPQAGWRHSQDMLNSELAWISATYHDSLWLDDVGQSARRIIVLTYEWCFEQTGLIHWINRSAEQARLNNRQGVGLLHYLGRAYVHIEDYGLAAVYAVLTLLARVMILLLSLPLVLSAVFTGVVDGLVRRDLRRFGAGRESGFIYHRAKRLIIPLWVAPWIIYPALPISVNPLLILLPGAIALGLIASIAVGSFKKYL
- a CDS encoding methyl-accepting chemotaxis protein, encoding MFPLLGFLAFAGIFVADKSATLGAMNRAFTATSTAQKLSDLVTTLQRERGASGVFIGSGGKSMQDKLQIFRQETNKAVAEMRAQSTEGVPAPDKVAHAMDDLTALRLKVDTLAINNTESGALFTDLIKTLVGYTYSLEASIDNPHILRALGSLNQFVDMKERAGRERVLLGLAFNQNRFDAPLLSRFSRNMGEFSGYFEAFQRWSPVEFKNKLDAVLQQPVSLEVARLQRLGFDTPLGNPLNIKPEDWFNVATSRIDLMAQVEAELGQNVVGLANDARHEAERSLYAAIAIVILISVVVLWLALVIIRNIKIAVVDVNRTLVSLSTRDLTVRTQYTGKDEFGEISRNLDNMALQISEVIREIGSATAQVATAAEQSSAVALQTSQNVELQSQGTDQVVTAISEMSATVKDVARSTTDAAEMSQRVNASTRQGKSEIDNTISLIQGLEAQAAQTASIIMELKGESDSISSVLDVIRGVAEQTNLLALNAAIEAARAGEQGRGFAVVADEVRNLAKKTQDSTVSIQKMIGNLQSGSDRAATSMQETLGKAQEGANNVVRAGELLEEIAEGIASISDRNIQVASAAEEQSLVAEEIHRNVNDINSLVIQVSAGAEQTASTSRELARLAEHQRGLVERFKVS